The Bradyrhizobium betae genomic interval GAGAAGACGCGGCACAATGCGGCGGCCTCCGAAGAATACGCCAAACGCAGCGCCGCCCAGCGCGCGCTACTTGCCGACTATCCCAAGCCGACGATCGCCTGCATCGAAGGCTTCTGTCTCGGCGGCGGCATGCAAGTCGCGATGCTCGCCGACATCCGCCTCGCCGCACATGGCAGCCAGTTCGGCATTCCCGCGGCCAGGCTCGGCATCGCCTACGGTTATGACGGCCTGAAGCATCTGGTGTCGTTGGTCGGTCCGTCCTGGGCGCGGCTCCTGATGTATACGGGCATGCGAATCGAGTCCGCCGAGGCGCTGCGCATCGGCCTGGTCGAGCGCTTGTTCCCGGTCGATCAACTGTGGGGCGAGACCATGGCGATTGCCGAGACGATCTCGCAAAACGCGCCGCTCGCGATCAAGGCCGCCAAGATCACCATCGCGCAGGTGCTGAAGGACGAAAGCGCGCGCGACATGGAAGCGATCAGGGCGATCGGTCATGCCTGCATGGACAGCGCGGATTTTCGCGAGGGCCGGCAGGCCTTCATGGAAAAGCGCAAGCCGAAGTTTACGGGGAAGTAGCTCTTGTCCCGGCCCCGGCTCTGCAGCGCACCGTCGAAGTGACGCTGCGCTGCATCCGGGGCACGAGAGGAAAGTGAGGTTACACCATTCCCCGCGCCGTCATTGCGGAAAGACGCGAGGAAAGCGCGGCCTTACAGCGCCGCCAGCACCGCCTTGGTGATATCCGCCGTGCCGTTACTGCCGCCGAACTCCATCGGCTTGATGCCGCCGGCATAGATCTGATCCACCGCGCGCTCGATCTGCTCGCCGGCCTCGGCCGCGCCCTCGACGCCGTGCTTGTCGGCGAGCCAGTCCAGCATCATCGCAGCCGACAGGATCATGCCGGTCGGATTGGCCTTGCCCTGCCCCATGATATCTGGAGCGGTGCCGTGGCACGGCTGGAACACGGCGTATTTGTCGCCGATGTCGGCCGACGGCGCCATGCCGAGGCCGCCGATCAGGCTCGCGGTGATGTCGGAGACGATGTCGCCGAACATGTTCTCCATCACCATCACGTCGAAATCCCAGGGCCGCTTGACCAGCATTGCCGAGCAGGCATCGACATAGAGGCGGTCGGTCTTCACGTTGGGGTGCTTCTTCTCGATCTCGTCGAAGATGCCGCGGAAGAACGCAAAGGCCTTGAACACGTTCGCCTTGTCGACGCAGGTCAGCATCCCCGGCTTGCCGCGCGCCTTGCGCCGCTCGGCGAGGCGAAACGAGAACTCGAACAGGCGCTCGGAGGTCCTGCGCGTGATCACCAACGTCTCGCGCGCGTCCTCGTGCGTGACGACGCCCTTGCCCATCGAGGCGAACAGGCCTTCGGTGGATTCGCGGATCACGACCAGATCGATGCCGCGCTGGTCGGCGCCGACGATCGGGCTCGGCACGCCTGGAATGAGCCGCGCCGGCCGCACGCCGGCATAGAGATCGAAGATGAAGCGCAGCTCGATCTGCGGCGCGATCTCGGTATTGTCGGGGTAGCGCACCGACGGCAGGCCGCAAGCTCCGAGCAGGATCGCATCCGCCTCCTCGCACAGCTTGATGGTGCTGTCCGGCATCGACTTGCCGGTGGCGAGGTAATTGCTGGCGCCAGCGGCCGCCTCGGTGAAACGGAAGCGCAGATCCGACTTCGCCTCGATTTTGCGCAGCACTTCGATCGCCGGCGCCATGACTTCAGGACCGATACCGTCGCCACCGAGCACGGCAATGTGGAAGGCGTTGTTTGCGGACATGGGGGTTCCTGAAGGTGAGGCGTCATTCCGGGGCGGTCCGCAGGACCGAACCCGGCATCTCGAGGTTCCGGGTTCGATGCTTCGCATCGCCCCGGAACGACAACATAACTACGGCGTCAGCACCGTGCGTCCGACCACCGCGCCCTGCTGCAACTGCACCAGCGCATCGTTGGCCTTGCTGAGCGGGGCCGTCGTCACCGGGATCGGCGTCACCTTCTTGGTTCGGACGAGATCGAGCAGTTCCTGCGTCTCGCGCAGATTGCCGACATAGCTGCCCTGGATCGTCACCGCCTTGATCGGAATCAGCGGCAGCGCCCAGGTCGCGCCACCACCGAACAGGCCGACGATGACGAGCTTGCCGCCCTTGGCGAGGCAGTCGAAGCCGAGCTGCGTCGTCGCGGCGTTGCCGACGAGGTCGATCACGGCGCGGATCGGTCCGCCCGCTTTTTTGGCGAGCTGCTCCAGCGCATCCGGCGCCTTGGGATCGATGGTGGCGAGCGCGCCGGCCTTCTCCGCCGCTTCGCGCTTCCTGGCGTCGATGTCGAGCATGATCGCGCCCTTGCCGCCCATGGCTTTCAGCAGCGACAGCGCCATCAGGCCGAGACCGCCTGCGCCGAACATCACGATCGGTGTGTCGAAATGCTGCTCGACCTTCTTCAGCGCGCTGTAGGTGGTGACGCCCGAGCAGGCATAGGGCGCGGTCGTGGCGGGATCGAGTCCCTTGAGGTTGAGGAGATAGCGGGGATGCGGCACCAGCATGTGGTCGGAATAGCCGCCGTCGCAATAGACACCGAGCGAGCGCGGCGTCGCGCACATGTTTTCGTCGCCAGCCAGACAAACGGCGCACTTGCCGCAGCCGATCCAGGGATAGACCAGGCCGACATCGCCCAGCTTCAAATCGCCCTGGTCAGCCGGCTTCACGTCGGGGCCGAAGGCGAGGACTTCACCGACCGTCTCGTGACCCATCGTCAGCGGCAGGTTGATGCCGCGGTCTTTCAATGACAGCGGCTTGCGGCCGTGACCGAGATCGTAGCCGCCCTCCCAGATGTGGAGGTCGCTATGGCAGACGCCGGCGGCCTTGACCTTGATCAGCACCTGCGTGCCCGAGGGCTGCGGTGTCGCCTCGTCGAACTCCTGCAGCGGCGCCTTGAAATCGGCGACCTTGAAACTCTTCATCGGCGTCCTCCCGGCATGCTTGTCGTTTTCGCCGCCACCATGCCACGGGCGTCAGGACTAGACAAACTCGGATCTGTTAGCCCTGCACCGCCGTTTTGCCTGACGGAACTGGCGCATCGTCGGCGAGACCGATCTCCTCGCGCAATTCGTCGGTGTGCTCGCCGAGCACGGCCATCGTCGTAGCTGGCGTCGTGTCTGCGCCCGACATCCGGAACGGCAGATTGAGCACCTGGAAGGAGCCGCCGCCGTCCTGCACCGACGAGAGCGCCTGCCGGTGCGCGAGCTGCGGATCGGCCAGCGCCTCGGACACGGTGCGATAGGCCGAGGCCGGCACGCCGGCCGCCCCCAACGCGACCAGACATGCGTCCGTCGAGTGCTGCCTCGACCAGGCTTCGACGCCGTCCATCAACTCGGCCCAGTTGTCGCGGCGTGCGGCATAGGCGGAGAAACGCGCATCGGAGATCCATTCGGGCCGGCCGATCACGCCCATCAATCCCTGAAACGTCTTTTCGCTGGCGACCGTGATCATGACATAGCCGCTCGCCGTCTCGGTCGGGCCGAACATCGGGCGCGGCGGCGGCTTCACCGCGAATTGCGAGTTCTGCACCTCAAGCACGGTCAGCGTCAGCATCGTCTCCAGCATGGAGACGTCGATGTGCTGGCCCTGCCCGGTCAAGCTGCGCTGATAGAGCGCAGACGCGATCGCGCCGAAGCCGTAAGTGCCGGTGACGACGTCGGCATGGTAGATGCCGCAATAGTCCGGCCGATTGCGGCCAGGCTGGTAGGCGAGATGCGCCATGTCATAGCCGGAGGCGGCATGGATCACCGGCGCGTAGGCCGGCAGCTCGGCCGAGGGACCGCTCTGGCCATAGCCGGAGATCGAGCAGTAGATCAGCTTCGGGTTGACCGGGCGGAGGCTGTCATAGTCGAGCCGCAGCCGGTGCATCACGCCCGGGCGAAAGTTCTCGACCAGGATATCTGATGTCGCGACAGCCGCCGCACCGCTTCCCTGCCGTCTTCGGATTTGAGGTCGAGCACCGCGCTCTTCTTGCCGATATTGAGCTGGCCGAACACGGTGCTGCAGCCGTTGCGCAGCGGTGGCCGGGTCCGCATCGTCTCGCCGCCGTCGGTCTCGATCTTGATGACCTCGGCACCCATGTCCGCCAGCATCCGCGCGCAGTGGGGACCTGCGATGGTGGTCGAAAAATCCAGGACCCTGAGACCGGCGAAAGCCTTTGTCGTCATCTCTTCGTGCTTATCTGATAGCTGCATCGCCGGCGGTCCCTTAGGAACTATCGATATTGTCTTTTGTTGGTGCGGCGAGCCTAGTGGGCGGCGGCTGAGTAGGAAAGTCTTTACCGAACGGACGCGTCTTGCGGGTGACCTGGGAATTCCAGGGGCAACTGGACCCGTTCTTGCATAGCAGCAGGCGGGATCGGAAGAGGGCAGCAGTTCTTGAGGGTCTTGTTCGTTACAACCGAGATGGACGACTTCGTCCGCGTTGGCGGACTCGGCGCCGTTTCCGCCGCCCTCCCCAGAGCGCTTCGCCCCTTCGCCGATATCCGGATCATGCTGCCCGGCTATCGCGACATCATCGAGCAACTCACGCATATCCAGATCGTCGGCCGCTGCCCCGCGTTTGCGGAGATGCCGGCCTGCTCGCTCGGCCGGGCAGCGACCAAGGACGGCCTGCCGGTCTATGTGCTGTTGTGCTCACAGCTCTACGACCGGCCTGGCAACCCCTATGGCGACGAGTCCGGGCGCGACTGGCCGGACAACGACATCCGCTTCGCGCGCTTTGCCTCGGCAGCCGCTGAGCTTGCCATGGGCAAGCTGGACAAGAATTGGGCAGCGGACCTCGTCCATGCCAACGACTGGCAGGCTTCGCTCGTGCCGGCCTACCTTGCCTGGCGCGGCGCCAAGGTCCCGTCGATCCTGACCATCCATAACCTCGCCTATCAGGGTCTCTTCCCGAGGGACTCGCTGCGGCGAATTGGCGTGCCAGAGAGCTCCTTCCACATCGACGGCGTCGAGTTCTACGACCAGCTGTCGTTCCTCAAGGCCGGACTGGTCTACGCCTCGCACCTCACCACCGTCAGCGGCACCTACGCGCGGGAGATCACAACGACCGAGTTCGGCTGCGGCCTCGAAGGCCTGTTGCAGCTGCGCTCCGACGCGGCCGAGCTGACCGGCATCCTCAACGGCATCGACGAGAGCTGGGACCCGCGCTCCTGCGCCCAGCTGGCCCAGCAATTCGGCGCCGGCGACTGGGTCGGCAAGAAGGCCAATGCGGATTACGTGCGCAAGCAGTTCGGGCTCGCGGTGTCGCGCGGCCCGATGTTCGGCATCGTCGCGCGCCTCGTGCACCAGAAGGGCATCGACCTCGTGCTGGCGGCGGCGGACGAGATCGTCGACGCCGGCGGGCAGATCGTGGTCACCGGCTCCGGCGAACCCGCGCTCGAGCAGGCGCTGGTCGATGCGCATCGCCGCCGCCCTGATGCGATCGGGGTCACGATCGGCTTCAACGACGCCCAGGCGCGGCGCATCTTCGCCGGGAGCGATTTCACATTGATGCCGTCGCGCTTCGAGCCCTGCGGGCTGAGCCAGATGTACGCCCAGCGGTTCGGCTCGCTGCCGATCGGCCACCAGACCGGGGGCCTCGCCGAGACCATCACCGACGGCGAGACCGGCTTCCTGTTCTCGAAGCCGTCGCATGATTCCTTCCTCGGCGGCGTCCGCCGCGCCTTCGAGGCCTTCATGGCGCAGGACCAGCTCGACACCATGCGCCGCAGCGCGATGGGACGCTCGTTCTCCTGGAGCATCTCGGCCGGCAGCTACAACGCACTGTACCGGAAGCTGGCGTCGGTGTGAGGCGGGGCGCCTCTACACGTTCCGTCATTGCGAGCGCAGCGAAGCAATCCAGAGTCTTTCGGCGGAGGCAGTCTGGATTGCTTCGTCGCAAGGGCTCCTCGCAATGACGATGTGGAAGGAGCGAACACCACTCTCTCACCGTCACTCTGAGGTGCTCGCCTCTTCGGCGAGCCTCGAAGGGCGACGGTCCGGCTGCAGCGGCGGGACCGTGCATCCTTCGAGGCTCCCGGCGCGATGCTTTTGCATCGCGCCACTCGCACCTCAGGATGACGGGGCAAAAGCAGAGAGAACCTCACCCCTTCCCGCGCACATCCATCCGCGGCCGGCCGATCCAGGCACGGTTGAGACACCGGGTCATCCAGTCGGGCTGCGGCTCACCCCGCAGCCGTGCCTGCGCTTCCTGATAGGGCCCGACATAGCGCAGCCGATCCGGCAATTTCGGATAGACGCGCCTGATCCATTGCAGCGCGTTTTCGGCGGATCTGGCGTCCCGCTCGTCGAGCTCAAATCCAAAACCCGCGCGCAATCGCTCCGGCAACATCCTCGCCGTGAGCGCGCGATACCAACGCGGTGGCCGCAGCCACGGACGGGCGCCGGCAAATATCTGCGTGGCGATCTCGCGCGCCGCCGGGCTGACGGTCAAAATGTCTGACTGCACCATCGCCGCCGTGTAGGCCGCAAAGCCGGCCCAGTCCGCCGGCAGATCATCCGCCGTCAATCCGAACAAGGCGCCGAACGCCCGGCTCTCGGTCCAGTAGCGTTCGCGCGCCTCGACCGGGAGTGGCGGCAGCACCAGATCGTGCGCCATCAGCGCGGTTTCGACCAACGTCGCGTGGACCCAGCGCAGCGACGGGATGTCGTTGGCGCAGTAGCGCGAGCCCGCCGCGAACGGACCGACCGTCGCGGGCATCGCTCCGACGATCATGCTGTGGCGCCGGTGCAGCTGGCGGGACGACAGAAGCGCCCGGTCGAGCGAGCCAAACACCATCGCAAAGACGATGTCGAAGGTACGATGAAAACGGCCGACAGGGTCAGCAAGGGTCTTGGAGTGCTCGGCGATGGCGGCGGCGACCCAGGGATGCGCCAATTGCAGCAGCAGCGCGCGGCCGGCGCCGAGAAAGATCACGGCCTCCCGGTCGAGTTGCCAGGTCACCGTGTCAGGACCGAACACGCCGGCATCGGGTCCGGACGCCTCAGCGCGGACATGGTCGAGAGCAGCTTCCAGATCGCTCGCGGATACCACTTGCAACGCCTTTCGACTGCGGACACCCACGATCCGCAAGGCCTGTGGCAATTCGATGAACGGCAAACTCCTCAGCGCTTGACCGGCGCTTCCTGCGGCGGCTCGTCGTCGGCGATGGCACGCCAGGCGGCGCCGTCGAGATCGTCGTACTGGCCGCTGCGGAGCGACCACAGGAAGGCGGCAAGGCCGGCAAGACCGAGCATCAGCGCGAGCGGGACCAGGATGACCAGGATTTCCATCAAACGATCTCCCGGGCGCGGCTGCGGGCCCGCAGCGAATTCAGCATGACCAGGATCGAGGAGCCGCTCATCGCGGCCGCGGCGATCAGGGGCGTCACCACGCCGCTGATCGCGACCGGTACGGCGAGGACATTATAGCCGATCGCAAGCCAGAGGTTCTGCCGCATCAGATGCAGCGCCTTGCGCGAAGCGTCGATGGCCGCAACGACCGGGGCCAGCGGCCGGCCGAGGAAGACCAGATCGGCGGTGGCCTGGCTGAGATGCGCGGCCGAGATCGGCGACATCGAGACATGGGCCGCCGCCAGCGAAGGTGCGTCGTTCATGCCGTCTCCGACCATCAGCACCTTTGCGCCGCGCCGCTTCAATTCCTCGATCCGCGCGATCTTGTCGGCGGGCGTCACGCCGGCGCGCCATTCGGGAATGCCGAGCGCATCCGCCGCCGCCTTCACCGCCGGCTCGCGATCTCCGGAGAGAATCTCGATGCCGACGTTGCGCGCCTTCAGCGCCGCAATCACGGCCTGCGCGTCCGGCCGCAGGCCCTGACGCACCGACAGGATGAATTTTTCGGGCCCCTTGCTGAAGGCGACGATTGAGGCTTCTGGATCGAGATTGGCGCCGCTGACCAACGCCTCCGCGCCGCAGAAGGACGGCCGACCGAGACGGATCTCGACGCCGTCCAGAGTTGCGCGCACGCCTTGCCCGGCCTCTTCGACTGCACCGACAACAGGCGATTTCGCGCCGGCGGCCTTCGCGACCGCGGCGGCTACCGGATGATGGCTCGACAGCGCGAGCCGGCCGGCGAGATCGAAGATGCCGGCGGGAATGTCGGCGGCGTTCGTGACTTCGAGATTCGGCAGCGTCAGCGTTCCGGTCTTGTCGAAGATGACGTGATCGGCTTCGGCGAGGCGCTCGATGGCATCTCCCGAATTGAGCAGCACGCCGGACTTGAACATCGCGCCCGAGGCGATCGTCTGCACGGTCGGAATGGCAAGGCCGAGCGCGCAGGGACAGGTGATGATCAGCACGGCAACGCCGGTCACGATCGCATCGTGCCAGGACGCACCGGCGATGACCCAGCCGAGAATGGTGATGAGCGCGGTCGCATGCACCACCGGCGCGTAGAGCCGCGAGGCGCGATCGGCGAGCCGCATGTAGCGCGAGCGCGCCTGCAGCGCGTTGTCGAGCAGCCGCGTGATCTCGGCGAGCAGCGTCGCCTCCGACGCCGCCGAGACCCGCACCCGCAGCGTGCCGGAGATGTTCATCGATCCGGCATAGACCGGCGTACCCTGCTCCGCGGTGACGTAGAGCGTCTCGCCGGTGATCAGGCTCTGGTCGATCTCGGAACGCCCCTCGATCACCGTGCCGTCGACCGCGCAGCGCTCGCCGGGCCGCAGCAGCACGATGTCGCCGGGATGGATCGCGGCCACCGGCACCTGGGAGATCTCGTCAGGCCCGATGAACTTGGCCGCGGTCTCGGCCTTGAGCGCGGCGAGATTGCCGGCAACCGCCCGCGTCCGCCGCCGCATGTTCTGGTCGAGGAAACGGCCGACCAGCAGGAACGTCAGCAGCATGATCGCCGCGTCGAAATAGGCGTGCTCGGCGTGGTGGATGGTCTCGACCACCGACATGCCGAGCGCGAGGATCACGCCGATCGAGATCGGCACGTCCATGTTGGTGGTCTTGTTCGACAGCGCGCGCCAGGCCGAACGGAAGAACGGCTGGCCGGCATAGGCCGCCGCCGGCAACGCGATCAGGGCCGAGAGCCAGTGGAAGAAGTCGCGCTGCTCCGGCAGCATGTCCGAGACGTTGCCCGACCATACCGGGATCGACAGCATCATCACGTTCATGGTGGCGAACGCGGCGACGCCGAGGCAGCGCAGCAGGAAGCGCGATTCGGCGACCTCGGTCGCTTCCGCGCTTTCGGTCTCGTAAGGGTA includes:
- a CDS encoding isocitrate/isopropylmalate dehydrogenase family protein; protein product: MSANNAFHIAVLGGDGIGPEVMAPAIEVLRKIEAKSDLRFRFTEAAAGASNYLATGKSMPDSTIKLCEEADAILLGACGLPSVRYPDNTEIAPQIELRFIFDLYAGVRPARLIPGVPSPIVGADQRGIDLVVIRESTEGLFASMGKGVVTHEDARETLVITRRTSERLFEFSFRLAERRKARGKPGMLTCVDKANVFKAFAFFRGIFDEIEKKHPNVKTDRLYVDACSAMLVKRPWDFDVMVMENMFGDIVSDITASLIGGLGMAPSADIGDKYAVFQPCHGTAPDIMGQGKANPTGMILSAAMMLDWLADKHGVEGAAEAGEQIERAVDQIYAGGIKPMEFGGSNGTADITKAVLAAL
- a CDS encoding cation-translocating P-type ATPase is translated as MHVTRDFSHYVRVAGEGVQHIDLAVEGVHCAGCMAKIERGLSAMPDVTLARVNLTDRRVALEWKAGTLDPSKFIDRLEELGYKAYPYETESAEATEVAESRFLLRCLGVAAFATMNVMMLSIPVWSGNVSDMLPEQRDFFHWLSALIALPAAAYAGQPFFRSAWRALSNKTTNMDVPISIGVILALGMSVVETIHHAEHAYFDAAIMLLTFLLVGRFLDQNMRRRTRAVAGNLAALKAETAAKFIGPDEISQVPVAAIHPGDIVLLRPGERCAVDGTVIEGRSEIDQSLITGETLYVTAEQGTPVYAGSMNISGTLRVRVSAASEATLLAEITRLLDNALQARSRYMRLADRASRLYAPVVHATALITILGWVIAGASWHDAIVTGVAVLIITCPCALGLAIPTVQTIASGAMFKSGVLLNSGDAIERLAEADHVIFDKTGTLTLPNLEVTNAADIPAGIFDLAGRLALSSHHPVAAAVAKAAGAKSPVVGAVEEAGQGVRATLDGVEIRLGRPSFCGAEALVSGANLDPEASIVAFSKGPEKFILSVRQGLRPDAQAVIAALKARNVGIEILSGDREPAVKAAADALGIPEWRAGVTPADKIARIEELKRRGAKVLMVGDGMNDAPSLAAAHVSMSPISAAHLSQATADLVFLGRPLAPVVAAIDASRKALHLMRQNLWLAIGYNVLAVPVAISGVVTPLIAAAAMSGSSILVMLNSLRARSRAREIV
- a CDS encoding oxygenase MpaB family protein, with protein sequence MVSASDLEAALDHVRAEASGPDAGVFGPDTVTWQLDREAVIFLGAGRALLLQLAHPWVAAAIAEHSKTLADPVGRFHRTFDIVFAMVFGSLDRALLSSRQLHRRHSMIVGAMPATVGPFAAGSRYCANDIPSLRWVHATLVETALMAHDLVLPPLPVEARERYWTESRAFGALFGLTADDLPADWAGFAAYTAAMVQSDILTVSPAAREIATQIFAGARPWLRPPRWYRALTARMLPERLRAGFGFELDERDARSAENALQWIRRVYPKLPDRLRYVGPYQEAQARLRGEPQPDWMTRCLNRAWIGRPRMDVRGKG
- a CDS encoding alcohol dehydrogenase, whose amino-acid sequence is MKSFKVADFKAPLQEFDEATPQPSGTQVLIKVKAAGVCHSDLHIWEGGYDLGHGRKPLSLKDRGINLPLTMGHETVGEVLAFGPDVKPADQGDLKLGDVGLVYPWIGCGKCAVCLAGDENMCATPRSLGVYCDGGYSDHMLVPHPRYLLNLKGLDPATTAPYACSGVTTYSALKKVEQHFDTPIVMFGAGGLGLMALSLLKAMGGKGAIMLDIDARKREAAEKAGALATIDPKAPDALEQLAKKAGGPIRAVIDLVGNAATTQLGFDCLAKGGKLVIVGLFGGGATWALPLIPIKAVTIQGSYVGNLRETQELLDLVRTKKVTPIPVTTAPLSKANDALVQLQQGAVVGRTVLTP
- the glgA gene encoding glycogen synthase GlgA, which produces MRVLFVTTEMDDFVRVGGLGAVSAALPRALRPFADIRIMLPGYRDIIEQLTHIQIVGRCPAFAEMPACSLGRAATKDGLPVYVLLCSQLYDRPGNPYGDESGRDWPDNDIRFARFASAAAELAMGKLDKNWAADLVHANDWQASLVPAYLAWRGAKVPSILTIHNLAYQGLFPRDSLRRIGVPESSFHIDGVEFYDQLSFLKAGLVYASHLTTVSGTYAREITTTEFGCGLEGLLQLRSDAAELTGILNGIDESWDPRSCAQLAQQFGAGDWVGKKANADYVRKQFGLAVSRGPMFGIVARLVHQKGIDLVLAAADEIVDAGGQIVVTGSGEPALEQALVDAHRRRPDAIGVTIGFNDAQARRIFAGSDFTLMPSRFEPCGLSQMYAQRFGSLPIGHQTGGLAETITDGETGFLFSKPSHDSFLGGVRRAFEAFMAQDQLDTMRRSAMGRSFSWSISAGSYNALYRKLASV
- the ccoS gene encoding cbb3-type cytochrome oxidase assembly protein CcoS translates to MEILVILVPLALMLGLAGLAAFLWSLRSGQYDDLDGAAWRAIADDEPPQEAPVKR
- a CDS encoding enoyl-CoA hydratase yields the protein MSDIFSTTETQYADGKILKHAAGGVGVITFNNPDKRNAMSLEMWEGFGEALTALRDDDAVRVVILRGAGGKAFVSGADISQFEKTRHNAAASEEYAKRSAAQRALLADYPKPTIACIEGFCLGGGMQVAMLADIRLAAHGSQFGIPAARLGIAYGYDGLKHLVSLVGPSWARLLMYTGMRIESAEALRIGLVERLFPVDQLWGETMAIAETISQNAPLAIKAAKITIAQVLKDESARDMEAIRAIGHACMDSADFREGRQAFMEKRKPKFTGK